One window from the genome of Bacillus rossius redtenbacheri isolate Brsri chromosome 12, Brsri_v3, whole genome shotgun sequence encodes:
- the LOC134537784 gene encoding uncharacterized protein LOC134537784, producing MKCFEKISDDEAIDVLRRLHDLPTKNQQDTFIQSLIDIHDVDRRRPRKKEGARIVDKVYKYYVIIGHVKREVCYKAFLSLFAITDKRVKRIRKLALLGKSPVDERGKTSSANTLPPEVREKIRNHILSFPVKCTKYTGKTKSYLDARLSVKSMYNLFKDKNPDINCSYQFFIKFFNENFSLSFGRPQVDCCCTCEELKLKIKSPHINEAAKRCAAAELMIHRRRAKKFYNELKKERDCKTEPHVLSICMDYMQNIQLPRIPVQETFYMRQLTVNVCCIHNIKEHSAMLYLYHEGTANKGPNEVCSLLTDYLNTVPPEIKEIRIFSDNCSGQNKNHSLARLLLALTQTGRFNKIEQFFPIRGHSFLPCDRDFSMIKRQLRKHDRLYSLREITELVIKSSNNNKFMVTHVKSEHIFDYKNWWPQYYKKSVVSEETRPRSVPKDDKQQFGISSFMHFSFSQEMPGTIVARKFINGMILHTFGLRQAMTNPEFPPCIAYPERKVPIKKKKLDDIRKLLPYIPEEHKQFYIDISNWPTAENIDLEVQDD from the coding sequence TTGATCGCCGTCGACCTCGGAAGAAAGAGGGGGCAAGAATTGTTGACAAAGTTTACAAATACTATGTTATTATAGGCCATGTAAAGAGAGAGGTATGTTACAAAGCTTTCTTATCATTGTTTGCTATTACTGATAAACGAGTGAAGAGGATTAGAAAACTTGCTTTATTGGGCAAAAGTCCCGTTGATGAAAGAGGGAAAACATCAAGTGCTAACACACTTCCACCTGAAGTTCGGGAAAAAATTAGAAACCACATTCTTAGCTTTCCAGTTAAATGCACAAAATACACTGGTAAAACAAAATCATATCTCGATGCCAGACTGTCTGTAAAGTCCATGTATAATCTATTCAAAGATAAAAATCCTGACATTAACTGCAGTTATCAGTTTTTCATTAAGTTTTTCAATGAAAACTTTTCTCTATCATTTGGCAGACCCCAGGTTGATTGCTGCTGTACTTGTGAagagttaaaacttaaaattaaaagccCTCACataaatgaagcagccaagaggTGTGCGGCAGCGGAACTAATGATTCACAGAAGGAGGGCAAAGAAGTTttataatgaacttaaaaaagaACGAGACTGCAAAACTGAACCACACGTTCTGTCCATCTGTATGgattatatgcaaaatattcaaTTGCCACGAATCCCAGTTCAAGAGACTTTCTATATGAGGCAGTTAACAGTCAATGTTTGCTGCATACATAACATAAAGGAACATAGTGCTATGTTATACCTTTATCATGAGGGTACTGCCAACAAAGGCCCAAATGAAGTGTGCTCACTTTTAACGGATTATTTGAACACGGTTCCTCCAGAAATTAAGGAGATAAGGATTTTCTCTGACAACTGTTCTGGCCAAAACAAAAACCACTCACTGGCACGTTTGTTATTGGCTTTAACACAAACTGGTCGATTTAATAAAATAGAACAGTTCTTCCCCATCAGGGGTCATTCGTTTCTCCCCTGTGACCGAGATTTTTCAATGATTAAAAGACAGCTGAGGAAACATGACCGTTTATATTCCTTAAGAGAAATCACTGAATTAGTAATCAAGAgcagtaataataataagtttaTGGTGACACATGTGAAATCGGAACACATATTCGATTACAAAAATTGGTGGCCTCAATATTACAAAAAGTCTGTCGTTTCAGAAGAAACGCGCCCGAGATCAGTTCCAAAAGATGATAAGCAACAGTTTGGCATAAGTTCCTTCATGCATTTTTCTTTTAGTCAAGAAATGCCTGGAACAATTGTTGCACGAAAATTTATCAATGGTATGATACTACATACTTTTGGTTTGCGGCAAGCAATGACGAACCCCGAATTTCCACCATGCATTGCTTATCCAGAAAGGAAGgtccccattaaaaaaaagaaactagaTGACATACGAAAACTTCTGCCCTATATTCCCGAGGAGCATAAACAATTTTACATTGATATTTCTAACTGGCCAACAGCTGAAAACATTGATTTGGAAGTACAAGATGATTAA